In Pedobacter heparinus DSM 2366, the following are encoded in one genomic region:
- a CDS encoding glycosyl hydrolase codes for MPNLNRRKFIQISSLVAANMAVFSLNSKASIFDEKLTEEELTLKLLKAGFTNPPDSAKASCYWWWFNSLVDEEGISLDLAEFKAKGMGGVLLINSISGFGSGPIPEGPKFLSDEWRSLFRHALKEADRHGIEVGVNLSTGWAMGGAWIKPEDSGRWLLQAKTRLSGPARFSGKLPLPGSRDGYDNAKQLFIKDYIDLPMEQLDYRDTSVVAYKEIPGALSLKDGDRARSFAAKSNRLDASSHAEAAEVMEPTLLPWTASADDKPVSSSDVIDLTSKVTTDGQLEWDVPEGNWILIRTGHRMTGARTAYALPEAAGLEIDWLDKKGVERQFEHLGNILLKEAGEFKGKSLKYFHDDSFEDGFPNWTSEFLKHFKGYRGYDATPYLPVFAGVVIDSAEISERFLYDYRKTVADCMADGHYKRFAELCHENGLQVQSEAGGPSWSGTMCMDALKNLGRMDLPMGEFWQGKTFVQHDQNQVGKLVASAAHIYGKKKVSAEALTSFKPHWSDSPESLKPVADRAFCEGINRFVIHTSTATRPRDGKPGYEYGAGTHFNRNITWWEKAGSFLDYVNRCQYLLQSGLFVADVLYYNGDWAPNLVAPKRTDPALGKGYDYDVCNEEVLLTRLSVKNKRIVLPDGMSYALMVLPEVSFMPLPVAKKIRELVKAGATIIGPKPVKDPGLKNYPQCDQELDQIAEEIWGSAAVITGQTVRAVLLNKGIVPDFEYTGEANYIDFIHRTTKDAEIYFLANRKEAAAKTTCTFRVSTGYHPQLWDAVSGRILPMPVYKAAKGRIAIEFDFLPHHSIFVIFVKSARPVLKPADEWLFQGRLGLALLQEIKGTWEVSFDPKWGGPERVTFNSLQDWSKSEDERIRYYSGKAIYRKQFDLDMPLAKGKQLFLDLGVVKNIASVKLNGKDPGTIWTAPWMVDISGALKTSGNQLEIEIINLWPNRLIGDAALPIEKRLTNTNIIFKKEDKLLSSGLLGPVSIQVR; via the coding sequence ATGCCGAACCTGAACCGAAGAAAATTTATACAGATCAGCTCCCTGGTTGCAGCAAATATGGCTGTATTTAGCTTAAACAGTAAAGCCAGCATTTTTGATGAAAAACTGACTGAAGAAGAACTGACTTTAAAGCTCCTGAAAGCTGGGTTTACGAACCCGCCCGATAGTGCTAAAGCCTCTTGTTACTGGTGGTGGTTTAACAGCCTGGTAGATGAGGAAGGGATTAGTTTGGACCTTGCTGAATTTAAAGCAAAAGGTATGGGCGGCGTATTGCTGATCAACTCGATCAGCGGGTTTGGCAGTGGCCCGATCCCTGAAGGCCCGAAATTTTTATCGGATGAGTGGCGTTCACTTTTTAGGCATGCTTTAAAAGAGGCCGACAGGCATGGCATTGAGGTAGGGGTAAACCTGAGCACTGGTTGGGCAATGGGGGGCGCCTGGATTAAACCGGAAGATTCAGGGAGGTGGTTGCTGCAGGCCAAAACAAGGCTGAGCGGTCCGGCCCGTTTTTCCGGAAAACTCCCTTTGCCCGGTAGCAGGGATGGTTATGACAATGCCAAACAGCTTTTTATAAAAGATTATATTGACCTGCCGATGGAACAGCTGGATTACAGGGATACTTCGGTAGTGGCTTATAAGGAAATTCCGGGTGCACTGTCGTTAAAAGATGGCGACCGTGCCAGATCATTTGCAGCAAAAAGCAACCGGCTCGATGCAAGCAGCCATGCGGAAGCCGCAGAGGTAATGGAGCCGACTTTGTTGCCATGGACGGCCTCGGCTGATGATAAGCCTGTTTCTTCTTCGGATGTGATAGACCTGACTTCGAAGGTAACGACAGACGGGCAGCTGGAATGGGATGTGCCAGAAGGGAACTGGATCTTGATCAGGACGGGGCATCGGATGACCGGCGCGCGTACTGCCTATGCATTGCCTGAAGCGGCAGGGCTGGAGATCGACTGGCTGGATAAGAAAGGGGTAGAGCGGCAGTTTGAACATCTGGGCAATATCCTGCTGAAAGAAGCAGGGGAGTTTAAAGGCAAATCGCTGAAGTATTTTCATGACGATAGTTTTGAAGATGGCTTTCCGAACTGGACATCAGAATTTTTAAAACATTTTAAAGGGTACCGTGGCTATGATGCCACGCCTTACCTGCCTGTTTTTGCAGGTGTGGTAATAGACAGTGCGGAAATATCTGAACGCTTTTTATACGATTACCGGAAAACGGTAGCAGATTGTATGGCCGATGGGCATTATAAACGTTTTGCAGAACTATGTCATGAAAATGGCTTGCAGGTACAAAGCGAGGCTGGTGGGCCCAGCTGGTCAGGTACGATGTGTATGGATGCGCTTAAAAATCTTGGTCGCATGGATTTGCCGATGGGCGAATTCTGGCAGGGTAAAACATTTGTACAGCATGACCAGAACCAGGTAGGAAAGCTGGTGGCTTCGGCAGCTCATATTTATGGCAAAAAAAAGGTTTCAGCTGAAGCGCTTACTTCATTTAAGCCGCATTGGAGTGATTCGCCCGAAAGCCTGAAGCCGGTGGCCGACCGTGCTTTCTGCGAAGGTATAAACCGTTTTGTGATCCATACTTCAACCGCTACACGTCCACGCGACGGCAAACCCGGATATGAATATGGTGCAGGCACACATTTTAACAGGAACATCACCTGGTGGGAAAAAGCAGGTTCTTTTCTGGATTATGTGAACCGCTGTCAGTATTTGTTACAGTCGGGCCTTTTTGTGGCCGATGTGCTTTATTACAATGGCGACTGGGCACCAAACCTGGTAGCACCCAAACGTACCGACCCGGCTTTAGGGAAAGGCTACGACTATGATGTATGCAATGAGGAGGTGCTGCTAACCAGACTGAGTGTAAAAAACAAACGGATCGTATTGCCCGATGGCATGAGCTATGCGCTTATGGTATTACCTGAAGTAAGTTTTATGCCCTTACCTGTAGCCAAAAAAATCAGGGAACTGGTAAAGGCCGGGGCTACCATTATTGGCCCTAAACCGGTAAAAGATCCGGGTTTAAAAAACTATCCGCAATGCGACCAGGAACTGGATCAAATAGCTGAGGAGATTTGGGGTTCTGCTGCGGTGATTACGGGCCAGACTGTCCGTGCTGTTTTATTGAACAAAGGCATAGTTCCAGATTTTGAATATACAGGTGAAGCCAATTACATTGATTTTATTCACCGTACTACAAAAGACGCGGAGATATATTTCCTGGCCAATCGTAAAGAAGCTGCTGCTAAAACTACCTGTACGTTCAGGGTGAGTACAGGTTACCACCCCCAGCTGTGGGATGCTGTAAGTGGGCGCATCTTGCCCATGCCGGTATATAAAGCAGCTAAGGGCAGGATTGCAATCGAATTTGATTTTCTACCACACCACTCCATATTTGTGATCTTTGTGAAATCGGCCAGGCCTGTTTTAAAGCCAGCTGATGAATGGCTGTTCCAGGGCAGATTGGGTTTAGCGCTCTTACAGGAAATCAAGGGCACTTGGGAAGTAAGTTTTGACCCCAAATGGGGCGGGCCTGAAAGGGTAACCTTTAATAGTTTACAGGACTGGAGCAAAAGTGAGGATGAGCGGATCAGGTATTATTCGGGAAAGGCCATATACAGAAAACAGTTTGACCTGGATATGCCATTGGCGAAAGGAAAACAATTATTTCTGGATCTGGGGGTAGTTAAAAATATTGCCAGTGTAAAGCTGAACGGTAAAGACCCGGGAACCATATGGACTGCGCCCTGGATGGTGGACATCAGCGGAGCACTTAAAACTTCGGGTAACCAGCTGGAAATAGAAATCATCAACCTTTGGCCGAACCGTTTGATCGGGGATGCTGCATTGCCCATTGAAAAACGGTTGACAAACACCAATATCATCTTTAAAAAAGAAGATAAACTGTTATCTTCAGGTTTGCTTGGCCCGGTCAGCATTCAGGTCCGCTAG
- the rhaM gene encoding L-rhamnose mutarotase, which produces MERIAFKMTLLEGHVDEYKRRHQEIWPEIPALLKQAGISAYSIYLDEQTNTLFATLKLTDSAQLDWLSQQQQMREWWKYMSDITLSDAEGVPVLTTLNELFHLA; this is translated from the coding sequence ATGGAAAGGATAGCCTTTAAAATGACCTTGCTTGAGGGCCATGTTGACGAGTATAAGAGAAGACATCAGGAAATATGGCCCGAAATACCCGCTTTGTTAAAACAAGCGGGTATTTCAGCGTATTCTATTTATTTGGATGAGCAGACAAATACACTTTTTGCCACGTTAAAGCTAACCGACAGCGCACAGCTCGATTGGCTTTCACAGCAACAGCAGATGCGTGAATGGTGGAAATATATGAGTGATATTACCCTGAGTGATGCAGAGGGAGTTCCTGTTCTGACTACTTTAAACGAACTGTTCCATCTGGCCTGA